The Opitutales bacterium ASA1 genome window below encodes:
- a CDS encoding ABC transporter permease → MTLGAVAELGDFALFTSRALGSAVGAPRLGRRMVRAIHEQGVRCVPVVLIVGGFTGLVLGLQGYYVLARFGSEGLLGTLVSLTLTRELAPVLAALMVVGQAGSAVAAEIGIQRNSEQIDALETMGVDPRRYLVAPRLLMSVLVFPMQAALFTLVGLVGGWLSGSVLLHLEGGTYWSSVMRAVGPEDVRECFLKAIVFGLLTTAICCYNGFTAHRRAGVTGARAVSASTTRAVVLSSIAVLAADYLITSALI, encoded by the coding sequence ATGACGCTCGGCGCAGTCGCCGAACTGGGCGATTTCGCGCTCTTCACGTCGCGTGCGCTCGGCTCGGCCGTGGGCGCGCCGAGGTTGGGGCGGAGGATGGTGCGGGCGATCCACGAGCAGGGCGTGCGCTGTGTGCCGGTTGTGCTCATCGTGGGCGGCTTCACGGGATTGGTGCTCGGCCTGCAGGGGTATTACGTGTTGGCGCGGTTCGGTTCGGAGGGTTTGTTGGGCACGCTCGTCTCGCTCACGCTCACGCGTGAACTCGCGCCGGTGCTGGCTGCGCTGATGGTCGTGGGGCAAGCGGGCTCGGCCGTGGCGGCGGAGATCGGCATCCAACGCAACAGCGAGCAGATCGACGCACTGGAGACGATGGGGGTGGACCCGCGGCGCTATCTCGTGGCACCGCGGTTGTTGATGTCGGTGCTGGTGTTTCCGATGCAGGCGGCGCTCTTCACGCTCGTGGGCTTGGTGGGTGGGTGGTTGTCGGGCTCGGTGTTGTTGCACTTGGAGGGCGGCACCTACTGGTCCTCGGTCATGCGCGCGGTGGGGCCCGAAGACGTGCGCGAGTGTTTCTTGAAGGCGATCGTGTTCGGTCTACTCACGACGGCGATCTGTTGTTACAACGGCTTCACCGCGCACCGCCGCGCCGGCGTCACGGGGGCGCGGGCGGTGAGCGCTTCGACCACGAGGGCGGTCGTGCTCTCCAGCATCGCGGTGCTCGCGGCCGACTACCTGATCACCTCGGCATTGATCTGA
- a CDS encoding ABC transporter ATP-binding protein — protein MVAIEKPLLEARGLRKVFGEQVVLEDVSLAVPAGAVVSVLGKSGTGKSVFLKCLAGILTPERGEIRFEGEPMRKNDREARADFRSRCSYLFQHNALLDSLSALENVALPLEQTTRLSRREFTARAREVLRSLELDEFRDRYPSQLSGGMQKRLALARAIVTRPQLVLFDEPTAGLDPLRRNAVFAMIARYQRELGFTAVLVTHDLDEALVASDRVALLDGGRMRFEGTPAEFRACRDEAVSAFRDSVAHLKEELQALRAAPGRNVTS, from the coding sequence ATGGTCGCGATCGAAAAACCTCTCCTCGAAGCGCGGGGCTTGCGCAAAGTCTTCGGCGAACAAGTCGTGCTGGAGGACGTGAGTCTGGCGGTCCCGGCCGGAGCGGTCGTCTCGGTCTTGGGCAAGAGCGGCACGGGCAAGTCGGTGTTTCTGAAGTGTCTCGCGGGCATTCTCACGCCGGAGCGCGGCGAGATCCGTTTCGAGGGAGAGCCGATGCGCAAGAACGACCGCGAGGCGCGCGCCGACTTCCGCAGCCGGTGCAGCTATCTGTTTCAACACAACGCGCTGCTGGACTCGCTCAGCGCGCTCGAGAACGTGGCGTTGCCGCTGGAGCAGACCACGCGGCTCTCGCGGCGCGAGTTCACCGCGCGAGCGAGGGAAGTCTTGCGCTCGTTGGAGTTGGACGAGTTTCGCGATCGCTACCCGAGCCAGCTTTCGGGCGGCATGCAGAAGCGGCTGGCGCTCGCGCGGGCGATCGTGACTCGGCCGCAACTGGTGTTGTTCGACGAACCCACCGCGGGGCTCGATCCGTTGCGGCGCAACGCCGTCTTCGCCATGATCGCGCGCTACCAACGCGAATTGGGTTTCACGGCCGTGCTCGTGACGCACGATCTCGACGAAGCCCTGGTGGCCAGTGACCGCGTCGCACTCCTCGACGGAGGGCGTATGCGTTTCGAGGGTACACCGGCCGAATTTCGAGCCTGTCGCGACGAAGCCGTGAGCGCGTTTCGCGACAGCGTCGCACACTTGAAGGAAGAATTGCAGGCGCTGCGGGCGGCGCCGGGGAGAAACGTCACCTCATGA
- a CDS encoding ABC transporter substrate-binding protein, producing MTTLVKHFARLVLAAAVWGCSAASAASDPMDMLRSGVDEVLSVVYGDSGASGEPLSTRIRPVLEKHFDLESVTRRAVGPAWRNMSEADRRTVTDLFSRLVLRTYADSFEPGEPPEIRYGTAVNLAATRRELPTTIVYAGKNYSVSYRVEQAKDGWRIYDVVIEGVSMIANYRAQFEPIVQRGGAPALIKSLEDNLAKVSRKP from the coding sequence ATGACGACTCTCGTGAAACACTTCGCTCGTCTCGTGCTCGCTGCCGCCGTGTGGGGCTGTTCCGCCGCCTCGGCCGCGAGCGATCCGATGGACATGCTGCGCAGCGGCGTCGACGAGGTACTGTCCGTGGTCTACGGCGATTCGGGCGCGTCGGGCGAACCACTCTCGACGCGCATCCGCCCGGTGCTGGAAAAGCACTTCGATCTGGAGTCGGTGACGCGTCGGGCCGTCGGGCCGGCTTGGCGCAACATGAGCGAAGCGGACCGCCGTACCGTGACGGACCTCTTTTCGCGGTTGGTCTTGAGGACCTACGCGGACAGCTTCGAACCGGGCGAGCCGCCCGAGATCCGTTACGGCACGGCCGTGAATCTCGCGGCGACGCGGCGGGAGCTGCCCACCACGATCGTGTATGCAGGAAAGAACTACAGCGTCTCCTACCGCGTGGAACAGGCCAAGGACGGCTGGCGCATCTACGACGTCGTCATCGAGGGCGTGAGCATGATCGCGAACTACCGCGCACAGTTCGAGCCGATCGTGCAGCGCGGTGGAGCGCCCGCTTTGATCAAGTCTCTGGAGGACAATCTGGCGAAAGTGTCCCGAAAACCATGA
- the mlaD gene encoding outer membrane lipid asymmetry maintenance protein MlaD, with translation MKISRIETAVGAFVLVGIVAVAYLALKIGGGTFGGSDTYPVFARFSNAAGVNPGANVSISGVVVGRVEAVRLDPETFAAVVEMRLRNDLKLASDSIVSVKTSGLIGDKFLAILPGVEDELVEARGTFTETESTVDLESLISRFAFGSVDNQKEEAK, from the coding sequence ATGAAAATTTCCAGGATCGAGACGGCCGTGGGCGCATTCGTGCTCGTCGGCATCGTGGCCGTGGCCTACTTGGCGTTGAAGATCGGCGGAGGCACGTTCGGAGGTTCCGACACGTATCCGGTCTTCGCGCGTTTCAGCAACGCGGCGGGCGTCAATCCCGGCGCCAACGTGTCGATTTCGGGCGTCGTCGTGGGTCGTGTGGAAGCCGTACGGCTCGATCCGGAGACCTTCGCCGCGGTGGTGGAGATGCGTCTGCGCAACGACCTGAAACTCGCGAGCGACTCGATCGTCTCGGTCAAGACCAGCGGTCTCATCGGCGACAAGTTCCTCGCCATCCTTCCCGGCGTTGAGGACGAACTCGTCGAAGCGCGGGGCACGTTCACCGAGACCGAATCGACCGTGGATCTCGAATCGTTGATCAGTCGCTTCGCGTTCGGCTCGGTCGACAACCAGAAGGAGGAAGCCAAATGA